One region of Nothobranchius furzeri strain GRZ-AD chromosome 16, NfurGRZ-RIMD1, whole genome shotgun sequence genomic DNA includes:
- the uhmk1 gene encoding serine/threonine-protein kinase Kist — protein MAHCGFSEPKAKGQAPDGIPPSQASADQSTRPVLFEIFGEIWTVQSRLGQGVSASVYRVSSGRAATAAVKEFQTDSQGGDYGYHKERSVLEDIQGHKNIVTLYGVFTNHSCMGVATRCLLLELLDVSVSELLVRCGSGVQEGRPQQGHSMWLVQHCARDIMEGLSFLHREGYVHADLKPRNILWSPDDECFKLIDFGLSFKQGNQDVKFIQTDGYRAPEAELQNSLARAGVEGGSGCTAAVDLWSLGIILLEMFSGIKLKDTIGSKEWKDNNAAIVDHIFASNSVLCPAIPVYHLRDLIKSMLLHDPKQRCTAESALLSPFFSIPFAPHIEDLVLLPSPVLRLLNLIDDSHLHNEEEYEDVLEDMKEECQKYGSVVSLLIPKENPGKGQVFVEYANSSDSKEAQRLLTGRTFDGKFVMATFYPLSAYKRGWVFFFSLGLIPTPMITHLERELDFFLTREMASLNH, from the exons ATGGCTCACTGCGGCTTCTCCGAGCCGAAGGCAAAGGGACAAGCGCCGGACGGCATCCCACCGTCACAGGCCAGCGCGGACCAGAGCACCAGGCCGGTGCTGTTTGAGATCTTTGGAGAGATCTGGACCGTCCAGTCGCGGCTGGGACAGGGAGTCTCGGCTTCGGTGTACCGGGTCAGTTCCGGTAGAGCCGCCACGGCCGCCGTCAAGGAGTTCCAGACCGACTCTCAGGGTGGAGATTACGGGTATCACAAAGAGAGGTCCGTTCTGGAGGACATCCAGGGACACAAAAACATTG TCACGCTGTATGGGGTGTTCACCAACCACAGCTGTATGGGTGTTGCTACCCGCTGTCTTCTGCTGGAGCTCCTGGATGTCAGTGTGTCTGAGCTGCTGGTGAGATGTGGCAGTGGTGTCCAGGAAGGGAG ACCCCAGCAGGGCCACTCCATGTGGCTTGTTCAGCACTGTGCTCGAGACATCATGGAGGGTCTGTCCTTCCTCCATAGAGAAGGCTACGTCCACGCTGACCTCAAACCACGCAACATCCTCTGGAGCCCTGACGATGAGTGCTTCAAGCTCATCGACTTCGGCCTTAGCTTCAAACAGGGAAACCAG GATGTAAAGTTTATTCAGACGGATGGGTACCGAGCTCCAGAAGCTGAGCTTCAAAACAGCCTGGCCCGTGCTGGGGTGGAGGGAGGCTCGGGCTGCACAGCTGCTGTGGATCTCTGGAGCCTGGGCATCATCCTGTTGGAGATGTTCTCAGGAATCAAACTTAAAGACACCATCGGCTCAAAGGAGTGGAAG GATAACAATGCTGCCATTGTGGACCACATTTTTGCAAGCAACAGTGTTTTGTGCCCTGCCATCCCGGTTTATCACCTCAGAGACCTTATTAAGAG CATGCTGCTCCACGATCCAAAACAAAGATGCACAGCCGAATCTGCTCTGCTGAGTCCCTTCTTCAGTATTCCCTTTG cgccTCACATTGAGGATCTTGTTCTGCTGCCTTCTCCTGTTCTACGTCTACTCAACTTGATTGATGACAGCCACTTGCACAACGAGGAAGAGTATGAAG ACGTCCTGGAGGACATGAAAGAAGAGTGCCAGAAGTACGGctcagtggtttctctgctcatcCCCAAAGAAAACCCAGGGAAGGGACAG GTGTTTGTAGAATATGCAAACTCCAGCGACTCCAAAGAAGCTCAGCGGCTGCTGACGGGTCGTACTTTTGACGGGAAGTTTGTTATGGCCACCTTCTACCCTCTGAGTGCCTATAAAAGAG